TGCTGACGCAGGTGGAGGGCCGCTCGGAGATGGCGGACTTCTTCCTGGGCAACTTCTTCTTCGCCAACATGTGGTGGGCGGTGCTGAACCTGCTGCCAGTGCCCCCCCTGGATGGCGGGCACATCAGCACGGCGCTGGCGACGCGGATGTTCGGGCGGCGCGGCTTCATCGTGTCGCACGTGCTGGCGCTGGGCCTGTGCGTGGGCCTGGTGCTGCTCAGCATCAAGCTCGGGGCCCTGTTCATGGGCGTCCTCTTCGCCATGTTCGGCTTCCAGTCGTTCCGCGTGCTGACGGACGTGATGCGCGCTCGCAACGAGGCGAAGGAGGAGGAGGGCCCCAATGCCCAGACCCTGCGCGAGGCGCAGCAGGCGCTGCGCGAGGACCGGCTGGACGACGCGTGGCGGCAGGGCAACCGGGTGCTGGAGACGGAGGGCCTGTCCCCGAACCTCACCAGCCGGACCCATTACCTGCTGGGCTGGGTGGCGCTGAAGCAGGGCCACGGGCGGCCCGCGCTGGACCACTTCTCCCAGGTGCAGGGCCAGCCGGTGGAGATGCACGCGGTGGCGGCGGCGTTCTCGCTGGTGGGGGATGACGCCCGGGCGGTGGGCTACTGGAAGCAGGCGTGGGGCGAGTCGCGGGACCGCACGGTGATGCACGAGTACGCGGGCGCGCTCATCCGGCTGGGCCAGGTGAACGAGGCGCTGCGGCTGCCCGGCGTGGACCCGGCGGCCGCGTTCCGGTGCGCGGAGCGGGCGCTGTTCATCCGGGGCGCCTATTCGGAGGCCGCGGCGGTGAGCGAGGCGGCGCTCAAGCACGTGCCGGACCCGGGCATCGCGTACGACGCGGCCTGCGCCTTCTCACGCGCGGGCAACGTGGCGGACGCGGTGCGGCTGCTACAGCGGGCGGAGGAGCTGGGCTTCAAGGACGCGGCCTATGCCGCCTCCGACGAGGACCTGGCGCACCTGCACGGGCACCCCGCCTTCGAGGAGTGGCTGGCGAGGCTGCGGCCGGCCGCCTCGTCCTGACAGGGCGACTTTCTCCCGACCGGCGCCCCTGGGGCCCTAGAATCCACGCCCGCCCGTGAGCCCTTCGTCCCCTCCCGTGAAACCTGATGCCGCGCCCGTGCGTACCGGGGACATGCCAGCGTCTCCGGAAGCCTCCGGGGGAGGTGCCGGCGACCCGGACGAGGTGTTGATGGAGCGGTTCTGCCAGGGAGACGCGCAGGCGTTCGACGCGCTCTTCCAGCGCTACGCGCGCCCCGTCCAGGGCTACCTGGCGCGCCTCACCGGCAGCCCCGCCACCGCCGAGGACCTGGCGCAGCTCACCTTCCTGTCCCTGGTGCGCGCGCGGGGCCGCTATCAGCCCGGCGCCCGCGTCCGGCCCTGGCTGTACGCCATCGCCACCAACGCCGCGCGCGACCATGCGCGCCGCCACCGCCGGCCGGAGGACCTCACGCCCGAGGGGGAGTTGCCCCTCACCGCCGTGGCGGACACGCCGGAGCCTCGCGACCTGGGGCTGGAGCGCGCGGTGCAACACGCCCTGGCGCAGCTTCCCGAAGGCCAGCGGCTGCCCATCCTCATGCACCGCTTCGAGGGCATGGGCTTCGCTGAAATCGCCGAGGCCCTGGGCCTCACCGAGAGCGCGGTGAAGGTCCGCGCCCACCGGGGCTACGCGCGGCTGCGCGAGCTGCTCGCGCCCCTTCAGCAGGAGACCTCCCGATGACGCCCGAGTGCGAACGCGTCCTGGACCGGATGGACGGCCCGTTGCCTCCGGACCTGGCGTCACACGCGGCCGGGTGCTCGGACTGCCGCGCCCTGCTGGAGGGCTTCCAGGTGCTGGCGCCCCCCGCCTCCGCCGCGCCCGCCGTCCCCATCGATGAAGCGAAGCTCGAGCAGTCGCGGCGCCAGTCGCTCACGGAGCTGGCGGCGCACCCCTTGCCCACGCCGTGGTGGAAGGAGGTGGCGGTGCTGCTCGCCACCTACCTGGGCGTGGGCGTGCTGGGGCTCTTCTGGGTGGGCCGGCACGGGCTGCTGCTCAACTCCGCGTCGCCCATGGCGGTGGCGCTGGTGGCGCTGCTCATCGTCGTGGGCGTGGGCGGCGGAGCGATGGTGGCCCTGGCCCCGAGGCAGCGCGCCTGGCCCTTCACGCTCGTGGCCGTGGGCGCGCTCGTCGTGGCGCTGGCGCAGTTGACCGGGCGCTCGGGCGTCCAGGTGCGGCCGTTCCTCGCGGGCACCCTGGGGTGCATGGGCGCGGAGGTGGCGCTTTCGGTGGTGCCGCTGGCCCTGGCGCTCGTCCTCCTGTGCCGCTCCGCCTTCCAGCCCGTGCGGGCGCTGGCGGCGGGGCTGTCCTCCGCGGGTGTGAGCCTGCTGGTACTTCACGTGCACTGCCCGGACGGCAGCGCGGGCCACCTGATGCTGGGCCACGTGCTGCCGTGGTTCGTGCTGGCGGGCGTGGCGGTGTTCATCCGCTCGCGCCTGCCGTCCCGCTCGTTCGCGCCCTGAGCGCGGGCGCCCTACTGGAGCCGCGACAGCGCTTCCTGGGGGAAGGCCCGCGCGTCCACCTTGGCGTGCCACTCCTTGATGCGGCCGTCCGGCCCGATGACGACGCCCACGCGGCGCGCGTTGGAGGCCGAGGCGTCATCCGCGGCCCCGTAGGCCAGCCCCACCTTGCGATCCACGTCGCACAGGAGCGGGAAGTTGAAGCCGAACTTCTGGGAGAACGCCTGGTTCTCCTCCGGCGTGTCGAAGCTGATGCCCAGGATGGCGGTGTCCTTGGACTCGTACTGGGTCTTGTGGTCGCGGAAGGAGCAGCCCTCCGCGGTGCATCCCGGGGTGTCCGCCTTCGGGTAGAACCAGAGCACCACGTTCTTGCCCCGGTAGTCCGACAGCCGGTGCGTCTTCCCCGTCGAGTCCTGCACGGTGAACTCCGGCGCCACGTCTCCCTGCTTGAGCATGTGCGATGCCTCCTTCATGGGGTGGAAACCGGGGGCGTCGTAGCACGCTCCGGGGGCAGGGGGCCGGGCACCGCTCGGGTGATGTGTGGAGTGGAGTGCAGGCGGACGGCACCGGGGGGGCGCCATCATCAAGATGCTTGAAACGCACCGGACTCCTCCGTTTAGTAGGTGCACCAAATGAACACCTCGGACGAACCTCCGCCTGCCCAAGCGCAGCGGATGACCGCGCTCACGCTCTGGGCGCGACAGAACCTTTCACGCCTCATCTACTTCCTGCTGGGCGCGTCCAATCGCATCCGCCTGCCGACCCCCTCGGTGTTGCCCATCGCGGGCGCGGTGGTCGGGCTCTACAGCGGGCTGGCCGCGGGCATCTTCTCCAACCTCATTGGCGTGATGAGTGGCATCACGTTCAGCGCCGCGGAGCTGGCGGCGACGTTCAAGCCGCAGCGGCTGCGCACGTTGATGGAGTCGCTCTCCTCCGCGCGCTGGCACCTGGAATACGCGCTGGTGGGCGTGCCGCTCGCCCTGGGCGCGCTCCTGCTGGCGCGGGTGATTGAGCCCGGCGGCCCTCGCGACGAGGTGAAGCGCCGCCTGCGCCTGCTGGCGCTGCTGACCCTGGGCGCGCTGTCGCTCTACTACCCGCTGGTGGGCCTGGCGGCCGTGAACGCCGTGTTCGGCCACGCGCACAACCTGCCCGCGGTGCTGCCGCACCTGCCCTGGTGGCTGATGCTGCTCGCGCCCACGGTGGGCGGCCTGGCGGTGGGGCGGCTGTTGCGCGACCGGCCGGAGACGCATGGCCACGGCCTTCCGGAGGTGGTGCGCGCGGTGAAGAGCGGCGCCAACGTGGTGCCGGCGGACCGGGGGCTGCTCAAGCTCATCGCGTCCGCCATCACCATTGGCAGCGGCGGCTCCGCGGGCCGAGAGGGCCCCATCGTCTATGGCGGCGCGGCGTTCGCGTCCAGCGTGGGGCGCGTGCTGGGCTTCAGCCGCAGGGAGCTGTCCATCCTGTTGGCGTGCGGCGCGGGCGCGGGCATCTCCGCGTCCTTCAACGCCCCCATCGCGGGCGCGGTGTTCGCGATGGAGATCATCCTGCGCGAGTTCGAGCTGCGGGTGTTCTCCCCCATCATCCTGGCGAGCGTGGCGGGCACGCTGGTGAGCCGCGGCGTGCTGGACGAAGCGCCCATGCTCAACCGGGTGAACTACGAGCTGGTCAGCGGCTCGGAGGTCTTCGCCTACGCGGCGCTGGGCATCGGGTGCGGGCTGCTCTCGTTCGCGTTCGTGAAGCTGCTGCACGGGGTGGAGCACTTCTTCCACGGCGGCATGGGTGGAAGGTTGTCCCCGTGGCTGGGGAAGAAGCCGCTGCCGGTGCGCGCCGCGCTGGGCGGCCTCTGCACGGGCTTGCTCGCGTTCCTGAGCCCCACGGTGTGGGGCAGCGGGCACGACTACATCAACCTGGCGGCGGCGGGACAGCTGCCCTTCCTCTTCCTGGTGACGGCGTGCGTGCTGAAGCTCGTGGGCACGTCGCTCACCATTGGTTCAGGCGGCTCCGGCGGCACGTTCTTCCCGGCGGCGCTGATTGGCGCCATGGCGGGCGGCGCGTTCGGCACGCTGGTGCACTACTTCTTCCCGCACGCCACGGGCCCCAGCGGCGCGTACGCCATCGTGGGCATGGGCGGCGCGGTGGCGGCGCTCACGCGCGGTCCGCTCACCGGCATGATGATGCTGTACGAGCTGAGCGGCAGCCACGAAATCATCCTGCCGCTGATGGTGACGTGCACTATCGCGTCCGCGGTGTGCCACTTCCTCACGGAGCGCACGGCGCCCAAGGTGCAGAGCGACGAGGACCTGCTGGCGGCCACGCACGTGCGCGCCCTGATGACGGAGGTGCCGGCGGTGACCGCGGGCACGCCGCTGCGCGCGCTGACGGACCAGCTGCTCACGTCCGAGGCCGGCACGCTGCCGGTGCTGGACACCGAGGGCAACCTCTACGGCACGGTGCAGGTGGAGCAGCTGCGCGAGGTGTGGCGCGACGAGTCCATGTACCCGCTGCTCGTGGCCAGCGACCTGGCGCGCAAGCTGCCCGCGCTGGCGCCGGACTCGGACCTGGCGCATGCGCTCCAGGTGATGGACCAGGAGGACGTGGACGCATTGCCGGTGGCGCCCGTGCTGGGCCTCTCTCCGTGCGGGCTCATCACCCGCGCCGCCGTGCGGCGCTTCCTCTTCGCGCAGCACACGCGCGCGCACTCGACGGGCAACTACCCCGTCACGCCCTCGGAGGCGGCGCACTGAGCCTTTGATGCAGGGCGTGGCCAGGGTGGGTCTGTCAGGAAACCCGGGGAGCGGGCATCCTTGGGCGCCATGTCCGACCCCGCCCTGTCCGCCCTGCGCTCCGAGCTGAACGCCACCTTCCACGACGCCCGGGTGCGTCAGATGGTGGCGCTGGGACGCAAGGCGCGGACGGACCCGGCGGCGCAGGCGCAGCTGGACGCGCTGTCGCGGGGTGACGCCTTCGAGCGGCGGCTGGCCCTGGCCGCCCAGTTCACGCGCCGGGATGGCGCGGCGGTGCTGAAGGCCACGGCGGACGAGTCCTTCCGCGTGCGCGCGCTGGCCTTCGAGCTGGTGTCGCTGGCCTGTGACGATGCCCAGGCGCTGGAGGCGCTGCGCATGGCGCACGGGATGCGCCGCGAGCAGGCCGTCATCCACCAGCTGCGCAAGCGCAAGCGGCACGCCGTCATCGACGCGTTCCTGGACGGGCTGGCGGAGCGGGGCGAGCACGTCACCTTCGCGGACACGGCGCCGCTGGGCTCCGAGGCGAGCCTGCGCAAGCACCTGGCGCGCGCGCTGGAGCGGCCCAGCTACCGGTTCTGGGCGCGGCTGGCCCGGCATGCGCCCTCCGTGCTGGGACAGGTGCTGCTGGAGCAGCTGAATGCCGTCCCGGGCGAGCCGGACCCCGTCACGAGGCAGAACCTGGCGTGGGGCATGGGGTGGCTGGCGGAGCGGACGCCGGACGTGGCGGAGACGCTGCTGGCGCTGCTCCTGGAGCGAGGCATCCCGCCGGACGAGCACGCCGTGCGGACGCTGGTGAAGCATCGCCCCTTGCGCATGGTGGCGCTGCTGCGCCAGCGGTCCCCGGCGTTCCTCCCGCACCTGCTGTTCGCGAGGTCCCTGGCGTCGCTGGATGCCGAGTCCCTGACGTGGATCGTCCAGCGCGACCCGACGCTGCTGGGCCGCGCGGAGGACGTGCTGAAGGAGCTGCCGGAGCCGCTGCACGCGACGCTCACCAATGCCTGGGCCGCGTCCGTGGAGCGGGCCCCCGCGTGGGGCACGCCCCTCATCGCGCGCATCGCGGACCCGGCCCTGCGTGAGAGCGTCTACGCGCGCTGGACCGTGGGGGCGCGCACCCGGGATGGCGTCATCGCGCCGGAGTACGTGCGGCACCTGCCGGTGGAGCTGCGCGAGCGGGAGGCGCGCCGGCACCTGGACGAGGTGGTGGCGCTGGGGACGCGCGCGGAGGCGCGGTTCGCCTATGCGCGCTTCCTGCCCTGGGAGGAGGCGCTGGGCGCGCTGCGGGGCACGCTGGGGCACCCGGACGCGGCGATGCGCGGCGTGGCGCTGAGCGCACTCCTGGCGCTGCCCGGCCTGCGCCCGGATGAGCCCGCGTGGGTGGCCCCCGCGCTGGCGATGGTGCTGGCCCGGAAGAACGAACAGGACCCCGTGCGCGGGGTGATGCTCCAGGCGCTGACCGAGTGGCCCCGGCGGATGTGGCGCGCCGAGCACACCGAGGCCCTGGGAAGGATGCTGCGCGACGCGCTGGACGCGGCGGACCTGTCCATGGGGACGGCGCAGTCGGCGGAGCGGCTGCTGGTACGGGCCTTCGGCGCGGACCCGGCGTGGGGCGCGCAGTGGCTGGGCACCTTCCTCAAGGAGCGCGGCCGCATCCAGGACGGCGGGCTGGGCCACCGGTTGACGGACGACGAGGTGCGCAAGGCCGCGCCCCACCTGCTGGCGCTGGCGAAGGTCTGGACGGAGCGTGAGCGCGGCGGACCCCTGCTCCAACTGGCGGCGAGCCTGGGCAAGCGCGCGGCGCTGGTGCCCGGCCTGTCGGATTGGCTCGTCTCCGTGCGCGACACGGCGCCGGACAACCGGCTGGCGCTGGCGTTGAGCGCGTGGCTGTCCCGGGAGGACCGGCCGCGCTTCGAATCGACCCTCGCGGCCACCCTGCGCCGCTGGCGGGACCGGGGCTGGGACGAGGAGGTGGTGGCGCTGGCGGCGGCGGAGAAGGACGGGCTCCCGCTGCACCGGGAGCTGGTGGAGGAGCTGGAGCGCGTGGCGCTGCGGCTGGGCAAGCCGTCCGGCAATGCGCTGTGGGTGCTGCGCTCCCGCGCGGTGAAGGACTTCGACCGGATGCTGCCCGCGTTGCTCAAGCGGGATGAGAGCGCCATCGCCATCCCCGTGGTGCGCGAGTTCCTGCACCGGCGGCGGCAGGACCTGCTGGGGCCGTACCTGAACGCGCCGGTCATCACCGGCCAGTTCGCCACGGGCGTGACTCACTGGCTCCTGCCGTTCGACTCGGGGTTCTTCCGGTGGACGGTGGAGCAGAACCAAGCGTATTCGCGCGCGCTCTCGAAGCTGTGCGCGGACATGGAGCGGGACACGCCGTCCGTGCTGGTGGCGGTGACGCGGATGGCGGCGCTGGACTGGGCGCCCATGGACTCGCTCCTGGCGCTGGCGAACGACAAGCGGCCCGCGGTGCAGGAGCGGGCCCTGCGGGTGATGGCCCGGTGCGACCAGGGCCAGGGCGTGCCCACGCTGCTGGCGGCGCTGGAGGATTCGCGCGCGCGCATCGCCATCTACGGCCTGCGCCGCGCGTTCAACGGCATGCCCGTCACGCGGGTGCTGACGCTGCTGGCGGAGGTGCCGCTGACCAAGGTCACGGTGGCCAAGGAGGTGGTGCGCCTGCTGGGCGAGCTGCGCTCGGACGCGAGCTATGAGCGGCTGCTGGAACTGGACGCGAAGCCGTTGCACCGCGACGTGCGCATCGCGCTCCTGCGCGCGCTGTGGGACCACCTGGACCGCGAGCCCACGTGGGCGGTGTTCGAGCGCGCCGTCACCAGCGAGGACGCCATCATGGCGTCGCGCGTGGGGGACATCCCGGCGGACCGGCTGACGGAAGGACTGGATGCGCGGCTGTCCGCGCTGCTCGCGAAGGTGCTGGCGCGGCCGGAGCCGGATGCGCGTATCGACCTGCTGCGGCGCGCGGCCTGGCTGTCCGTGAAGGACCGGGAGCGCGTGTTCCTCTCCGCCTGTGGCGCGCGGCTGGCCTCGCCGTATGACGACGAGGTGCGCGCGGCGATGGGCGCGCTGGTGTACCGGGCCGACGAGCGCGACGTGGAGCTGTTCGAGCGGATGCTGGAGGCGGTGTCCCAGGACCGGCGCGCGCTGAGCGTGGCGATGGACGCGCTGCTCCAGCCCCGGGACCGGATGCGGCCCGTGCCCCTGAGCGCGGTGCAGGGACTGGTGACGGGGCTGCTCACGAAGGACCCGTGTCTGGCGACGCTGCGCGTGCGCTGCGCGGCGGTGGCCCTGGCGCCGCCGGCCTTCGCGAGCCACCTGGACACGATGGGCCAGGAGGGCTGGCTCCACGCGGACGCGCTGATGGCGGCCCAGGTGGCGGTGTCGAACCTGCCGGTGGACATGATGGAGACGGTGGGCGGACCTCTGGCGCACAGCCCCAGTCCGGAGGCGCGGCGCGTGGCCCTGCACTGCCTGGTGCGCGACGCGGGGGACGGGCGCGGGTGGACGGAGGAGCGGCTGGAGGCGCTCGCCATGTTCCAGCGCGATGAGTCCCCGCTCGTGGCCGGCGCCGCGCAGTTCGTGTTCCCGCCCCGGGAGATGGTGAAGGCCCCGGAAGCGGCGGAGTAGGCCCCCTCGGGTCGCGGCGGTCCAAAACCTGTCCGACTGTCGGACAGGTTTTCGCGGTGCGCCACTGGCAGGGCGGCGCGTCCGTCTTCCCCGGCTCCGGACGCTCAGTTCAGGGAGCGGACCGGAGCCATCCAGGCGGCTCCGCGCTCCGCCTCGCTCGCGTACTGCTCCAGTCGCAGCGCCCGGTGGGCCACGGTGTGTTCGGCCAGGACCCGGGCCCGGGCTCGCATGCCCAGGTGGCGCCGGTCCGCTTCGGGCATCGCGAGCAGGTAGCGCAGCACGTCCTGCTCCGTGCGGGCGACCATCACCTCCTCGCCCAGCGCGAAGAGGTCCTCCAGGCCCGGCCAGGGGTCGCAGATGAGCGCCGCTCCGCGGGCGGCGGCCTCGAACAGGTTCGCTCCCGGCGTGTGCTCGGCCTGGGAGAGCGCCAGCGTGAAGCGCTGCGCACCGAGGAAGCCCCCGTGC
The sequence above is drawn from the Corallococcus sp. NCRR genome and encodes:
- a CDS encoding site-2 protease family protein; the protein is MFRFRLGSVPVHVHTSHLLFSAVFAYQSLPLPGRHSGAGWLGAQLADSASPGYMGAVVAYVLAWMFIIFVSVLVHELGHAVAFRFYGYQPSVDLVFMGGVTRPNTDAPLVWHRDVVSSFAGPLAGLTLGVLCRVVLTQVEGRSEMADFFLGNFFFANMWWAVLNLLPVPPLDGGHISTALATRMFGRRGFIVSHVLALGLCVGLVLLSIKLGALFMGVLFAMFGFQSFRVLTDVMRARNEAKEEEGPNAQTLREAQQALREDRLDDAWRQGNRVLETEGLSPNLTSRTHYLLGWVALKQGHGRPALDHFSQVQGQPVEMHAVAAAFSLVGDDARAVGYWKQAWGESRDRTVMHEYAGALIRLGQVNEALRLPGVDPAAAFRCAERALFIRGAYSEAAAVSEAALKHVPDPGIAYDAACAFSRAGNVADAVRLLQRAEELGFKDAAYAASDEDLAHLHGHPAFEEWLARLRPAASS
- a CDS encoding RNA polymerase sigma factor — translated: MPASPEASGGGAGDPDEVLMERFCQGDAQAFDALFQRYARPVQGYLARLTGSPATAEDLAQLTFLSLVRARGRYQPGARVRPWLYAIATNAARDHARRHRRPEDLTPEGELPLTAVADTPEPRDLGLERAVQHALAQLPEGQRLPILMHRFEGMGFAEIAEALGLTESAVKVRAHRGYARLRELLAPLQQETSR
- a CDS encoding DUF1109 domain-containing protein — its product is MTPECERVLDRMDGPLPPDLASHAAGCSDCRALLEGFQVLAPPASAAPAVPIDEAKLEQSRRQSLTELAAHPLPTPWWKEVAVLLATYLGVGVLGLFWVGRHGLLLNSASPMAVALVALLIVVGVGGGAMVALAPRQRAWPFTLVAVGALVVALAQLTGRSGVQVRPFLAGTLGCMGAEVALSVVPLALALVLLCRSAFQPVRALAAGLSSAGVSLLVLHVHCPDGSAGHLMLGHVLPWFVLAGVAVFIRSRLPSRSFAP
- a CDS encoding peroxiredoxin — its product is MLKQGDVAPEFTVQDSTGKTHRLSDYRGKNVVLWFYPKADTPGCTAEGCSFRDHKTQYESKDTAILGISFDTPEENQAFSQKFGFNFPLLCDVDRKVGLAYGAADDASASNARRVGVVIGPDGRIKEWHAKVDARAFPQEALSRLQ
- a CDS encoding chloride channel protein — its product is MNTSDEPPPAQAQRMTALTLWARQNLSRLIYFLLGASNRIRLPTPSVLPIAGAVVGLYSGLAAGIFSNLIGVMSGITFSAAELAATFKPQRLRTLMESLSSARWHLEYALVGVPLALGALLLARVIEPGGPRDEVKRRLRLLALLTLGALSLYYPLVGLAAVNAVFGHAHNLPAVLPHLPWWLMLLAPTVGGLAVGRLLRDRPETHGHGLPEVVRAVKSGANVVPADRGLLKLIASAITIGSGGSAGREGPIVYGGAAFASSVGRVLGFSRRELSILLACGAGAGISASFNAPIAGAVFAMEIILREFELRVFSPIILASVAGTLVSRGVLDEAPMLNRVNYELVSGSEVFAYAALGIGCGLLSFAFVKLLHGVEHFFHGGMGGRLSPWLGKKPLPVRAALGGLCTGLLAFLSPTVWGSGHDYINLAAAGQLPFLFLVTACVLKLVGTSLTIGSGGSGGTFFPAALIGAMAGGAFGTLVHYFFPHATGPSGAYAIVGMGGAVAALTRGPLTGMMMLYELSGSHEIILPLMVTCTIASAVCHFLTERTAPKVQSDEDLLAATHVRALMTEVPAVTAGTPLRALTDQLLTSEAGTLPVLDTEGNLYGTVQVEQLREVWRDESMYPLLVASDLARKLPALAPDSDLAHALQVMDQEDVDALPVAPVLGLSPCGLITRAAVRRFLFAQHTRAHSTGNYPVTPSEAAH